From one Arachis duranensis cultivar V14167 unplaced genomic scaffold, aradu.V14167.gnm2.J7QH unplaced_Scaffold_174260, whole genome shotgun sequence genomic stretch:
- the LOC107472581 gene encoding toll/interleukin-1 receptor-like protein — protein MASRSSSGSIPLPPPRACTYHVFLSFRGEDARGRFTSHLYDALNRKGITTYRDDNNLRKGNVISDELLKAIEESMFAVIVLSPNYASSTWCLDELCKILDCKNKLGLHMVAVFYSVEPSVVRHQIGTFQEAFKKHEQRHDREKVQRWREALKQVADYSGWTSKNQ, from the coding sequence ATGGCATCCAGGTCCTCTTCTGGTTCAATTCCACTACCACCGCCAAGAGCATGCACCTATCACGTGTTCTTGAGTTTCAGGGGTGAAGATGCTCGCGGACGATTCACTAGCCATCTCTATGACGCCCTCAACAGAAAGGGAATCACAACCTACAGAGATGATAACAATCTTCGCAAGGGTAATGTTATTTCAGATGAACTCCTCAAAGCAATTGAAGAGTCTATGTTTGCAGTCATAGTTCTGTCACCAAACTACGCTTCATCCACATGGTGCTTGGATGAGCTCTGCAAGATCCTTGATTGCAAGAACAAGCTGGGACTACATATGGTAGCAGTGTTCTATAGTGTGGAACCTTCTGTTGTAAGGCACCAAATAGGGACCTTTCAGGAAGCTTTCAAGAAGCACGAACAGAGACACGACCGTGAGAAGGTTCAAAGATGGAGGGAAGCGTTAAAACAAGTTGCTGATTATTCTGGATGGACCTCCAAAAATCAGTAA